The Pocillopora verrucosa isolate sample1 chromosome 9, ASM3666991v2, whole genome shotgun sequence genome includes the window TAAAAGGCGTTTTCGTCGGATAAATATCGGAGGGTTTAGGCTTGTAGTCGTCTTCATCATCTTCCATCGCGTTATTAAGTTTCCTTGGCCTTGGGGTTTGTCTGTTCACTGGTCTGAAATTCTGGCCCTCCCTTTGAACAACTATAAATGCAGTGATGAGTATCATCAATAAGAGGTACGTGAAAAAATCGGATATGAACACATATCTTCCTAATGTGCTCCACTTCCTTTGGTTGAACTTCAGCGTGAGTGGATGAAGAAGGAGCCTCTGCCGATTGTGCTTGATCATGGCTTCAAGAGCTGAGAATCTGGATCTTCTACGGCAATCTTGAACGTCTGGGCCAGGATCCAGATACTTAAAATTATACGTAACCGCAAAGTCTGGATCGGAAACGTTGAGGCGCGGAGAGTGATGCACGCAATGATTGAGCAAAACTTCAGCTGCATCTGGAAAATTCTCAACAAGGAGTGACATGGCATCTTGGCCTGTTGatgttttgtaattttccaATTCTGTCCACCTTAAAAGGATAAACAGCAAACAATTAAATAGAAGAGTTAAGCGTCAGGAAACCAGAAAAATATTGTTGCACCATACTACACAAATATTTTGggtgaaaatttaaaaatcgtTATATTTAAGGAGATTCGGTTGTCTTTTGGGGTTCCTCTGTAACCTCTGTAACCGGTTACTCATTTGGAATTGGTGTATCGGAAAAAAAGCATTATTTGATAATTCACCACATCTATGGTTTCTTTAAGCACTACAACGACAAAAAACTGACCTTTTGTGCTTCACAAATACCATGGCGACCTCGCAGGAGCCCGCTTTAGCTGCCGTTTCCAAACATGCATGATCTCTATTATTTAATAGCACTACGCTTGCTCCGCGGTCCAGAAGAAGTTCCACGATAGCTCCACGCCCCTGCCCGCATGCCATGTGTAATGCAGAGTCACCGTCGTTGTCCCAAAGGTCAGCAGAAGCTTTGTGGTCAAGCAAAAGCTCGGCACATTTGGCGTGGTTTCCCTTCACTGACAACATCAACGGAGTTTGGAAATTGTTGTCTCTACAGTTAATTTCAGCTCCCATACTCAAGAGTACTGTACAAGCTTTCCTATGAAGATGGAATCAATTACATGGCAATGAGCAAAACACAAAAAGCATTATTTCATTGGTGGTTACACTCACAAAGGCCCCTAAAGATTCGTAACTCGAAGTTAAAAGTCACTTACAGTAAATTTAGCACTAGACCGTTGAACTGTTATTAGACTGCACCCTtgagattgaaaaaaatctaCTGGGTTTCTACGTTTCTCTCCATTTATAGGTAGTTTTTTTCATGTCTTATCCTACGCGATCCAAGCTCACGTAATCCTCCGTtttaatgtcaacaaaaaaaaactgtagtCGAAAGAGGCAATGGAAGGTGGCTCCATCAGAAACTTAAGAATCGGGAATTACTAAAtaagaactcacagaaaacagatTGCCAGTGGAAATAGAATGTCGTAGGAATGATTTTTCATATTTCGATAATTAGAGATCAGTAAGACTACATTGATCACCTGGTAGCTGTTGTAATAGCTTGCATTGAACGAAATCTTTTTCGCAAACTTTTTAATTCCGTACGTCGCTTAACACCGAATGTGATGTAAAAATAATCTATTATTTTGTTACCGCTGTCCTTTCCTGGCCGCACAATGAAGGGGGGTTCGCCCAAGGTCGTCTCGATCGTTAACGCCACACATCCGCTTCATTAACAAGTCAACGTGTTTAGATGAGGACGATTCTGCGGCGAGATGGACAGGGGTTTTCTGATTCACATCTCGGTAGGACATTTGCTTCTGCTTGGATAATATCAGCTCTAGAATCTGTACGATAGACACATTATCAAGAAGTTATTTCATCGGGCTTTTACTTTAAACATAACACATAATATAGATTACTTTTAAAGGAATGAAAAGAAAGGTATGGGTCTCAATAAGGATTGGAATCTCCGAGCCTCCAATGTTATGGTTATTTCACTTATCTATGCGTCACTGGAAACTCGCGACGAGCTATGCCAAATACTCGATTCATATGTGGCAAACATTTTACCAGCAGCTAGGATCAGCCATGTCGAAAGCGGAGAATGGTTAACAAAGGGATAATGTATATTTGGAGCTTGGGTTGGCGATCGAGTTTGTATATACAATATTTATTCGGCCGTGattattgttttgataaatACCTTTAGCAGAGACATCAACTGTGTATACAGAAAGAAGACTACTTTGCGACTATTCATGAACCATTTACACCGCAGTTCTCTTTACCTTTATGTCTTTTGTAATGGCAGCACTGTGTAAAGGGACCCTATCCCACAGATCTGCTTTGGACAAATTGTTAGTACCCGCGCGAGTCTCTAAAAGCATAGCAAGCATCTTGAGCCGTTCATTCTCTACCGCGAGGTGAACACAAGTCTTCATGAGCAAATCAGTTGCAGAGATGTCAGCTCCATGTTGGAGGAGAGCCCTGGCTGCTTCAACGTGACCGGCAGCAACTGCATTCAGGAATGGCGAGCGGCCTTCGCCATCACGTGCATTTAGCTTGGCATCTTTCGCCAAAAGAAGTTCAATAAATTTGGTTTGGTTGAACATAGCCGCCCTGCAGAGCAAAAGTAAATTCGCCATGGATTGGTCATCAAAATTTAGCAGGAAACAAACTTAAGTTATCGAGCTTGATGCCTACAACTGTCTGGCTGACGATCCGTCCGACTAATGACATGATGTTACCTACGTAACTGAATAGTTTCCTTTAAAACTCGTCAGCTTACTGTGACTCCCACTGAATGACTGTTTCGGTAGCACTACCACAGCCTCATCCACATAGTGCTTCCCACTGACTAACAGCTCACTGAGAACGAGTTTGTGTGGTACTGGATACCACTATGTTTCTCAGCAAGTCTTAAATTTCAATAACTCAGTTCTCTACTTTcttcaagaaacaaatattcaTAACAAgcattttactttaaaacagcTCCATTTGTGGAACCAAATGTTAGGCTTGAGGAAAGTCTTGCCCTAACAGCAAACACAATGTGGAAAAGCAAGTAATTCTCAAGGACATACCTGTGAAGAGGCGTTTTGGAGTCTCCGTCTTTAACGTTAACAAAAGCCCCTCGAGATATCAGCAACTCAGCCACCTCTAGGTTCCCTCGGATTGCAGCCAAATGCAGTGCACTAGCTTCGTCACATTTCTTCGAGTTGACGTTAGCGCCATTTTCAAGACAAAGTTCAGCGGTTATCACATCATTATTCCACGCCGCCAAATGTAGAACTGTGTTATTCTGCAGATCTTCATTGTCCACCATTTCCTTTGTGTTAGTGTCAACATCGTTGTCTGAGGCTAGTAAAAACGAGATCATCtccattatcattatcatcattattaccatAATTATGATTAGTATTACTATTGTAAGACATATTTCCCTACCTCGCCTAAATACAAGTCTTGCGATCTGCGAATGTCCATGTACAATGGCATTATGGAGGGGTGTCGACCGGTCCGCCGAAACTGCCCTAATGTCTGCTCCATAATTCATGAGAACTTGGGAAACTTTGCTATGTCCTTCGCCGCAAGCTAGGTGCAAAGCAGTTTGTCCTGAGCCATCTTTTTCGTCAATCTTTACTGAAGGATGCTCCAGAAGAGCTTTTACGATCTCTTCGTTTCCTCGGAGCGCTGCGAAGTGCAGTGGGGTGCTTCCTTTGATACCTTTAATGGATGGGTCTGCTCCTCGTTGCAAAAGAACGTTTACAGTGGAGAGACCATTGAACCTGTGTGATAAGTGCCATAAAAGTGAAAGTATAGTAAGAAGTATAATAATACATATATGTAATTTACAAGTATAATACACTTCTAAATACTTATTGCCTGAACATTTCACAGCCAACTGGGATTTGACGATTTTCCAAAGTCTTAAAGATGTGACACCTTTAATTTTATGACTTTATAATCAGAGCAAACTTATCAAAGTCAAAGAAACAATTTCGACATTTttagatgtttcttttgactgtTGTGTTTGGATGGGATTAACTTTGCAACAGTTATTTGCTTAAGCTAACAATCGGTGGGAAAAAATTACCAATACCAAGAAGAACGGCAAGCATAGCGACAATTTATATGACTGTAAATGGCGAACTTAAAAAGCAACGATTAGATTATTGAACAGTCGAAAAATTCCTGAGGCGTAAAAATTATTCAGGCCAAGGCAATAAAAccagagaaataaagaaaggaaaaacatattttaaaagtaTGACGGATTCAGTTCTGAAATATCCATAGTTTGACCCTTATAAACTGAAGCGACCATATAAATGTTCATAGTTTCCAC containing:
- the LOC136283253 gene encoding transient receptor potential cation channel subfamily A member 1-like, which codes for MRKSKKDSKVADEKESSRKPKGRRERFCNPFKTSKDEEYPDGKYDLPLVDYQPVANPDRTFVYDDGALEVSDTGVTSVSPRALKIFEAIREDEVELVLEELGNLQDTHEIDKKDGHGFALIHVAARYNFNRIVHTLLDYGADINIGTSQFKWTPLHLAARFNGLSTVNVLLQRGADPSIKGIKGSTPLHFAALRGNEEIVKALLEHPSVKIDEKDGSGQTALHLACGEGHSKVSQVLMNYGADIRAVSADRSTPLHNAIVHGHSQIARLVFRRASDNDVDTNTKEMVDNEDLQNNTVLHLAAWNNDVITAELCLENGANVNSKKCDEASALHLAAIRGNLEVAELLISRGAFVNVKDGDSKTPLHRAAMFNQTKFIELLLAKDAKLNARDGEGRSPFLNAVAAGHVEAARALLQHGADISATDLLMKTCVHLAVENERLKMLAMLLETRAGTNNLSKADLWDRVPLHSAAITKDIKILELILSKQKQMSYRDVNQKTPVHLAAESSSSKHVDLLMKRMCGVNDRDDLGRTPLHCAARKGQRKACTVLLSMGAEINCRDNNFQTPLMLSVKGNHAKCAELLLDHKASADLWDNDGDSALHMACGQGRGAIVELLLDRGASVVLLNNRDHACLETAAKAGSCEVAMVFVKHKRWTELENYKTSTGQDAMSLLVENFPDAAEVLLNHCVHHSPRLNVSDPDFAVTYNFKYLDPGPDVQDCRRRSRFSALEAMIKHNRQRLLLHPLTLKFNQRKWSTLGRYVFISDFFTYLLLMILITAFIVVQREGQNFRPVNRQTPRPRKLNNAMEDDEDDYKPKPSDIYPTKTPFTQAAPVIIMILSLFHIIKEFFQIYVQRWNYFKDASNYLDWILYFSAAIFMVPYLTTGENLDDWFASISDPRLLWTTGIFAIFVCYMNMMLFLRRYRLFGTYISMYIEVTKTVFQVLLVFIFLLFGFALVFHILFKEQTGFHTVQHSLLRVMVMMIGELDFGSIFIDSIGEYRNDKKERPLNPFPQVGFFFIFLCLILLAVALMNLLVGLAVGDTEQMKKFATVRRLAMQIEYQIAIEEAYPSFIIRRVYQMVYVEKPNKHSRRKRVIDWLYAWIDEATPEPVDDEDSKPNELAVLHEEMTKNKKRIKTMMEMLEAQNNLLRSLAHRIDPSFELPQGNEEARGGRRMDGVDGPDGKHGPSREGGTESEVPTDDTSAEFTREDKASNSLFEGGL